A window of Halobellus sp. LT62 contains these coding sequences:
- a CDS encoding PQQ-binding-like beta-propeller repeat protein translates to MDRVTRRWTLGSLGALLTAPLFGSTSVDAQADSVWPMFGYDPQNTSSSPSVGPKRAVSETWALEADDAVQSAATVTEDVVYVGSDDGGLYAIDRSDGTEQWVFRTDGSVSGAPAAVDGTVYVGSTDATLYALDTAARETRWTYETGGGIEAAPTVTDGTVYVGSDDNSLHAVDIDDGTAIWTFETGGIITSTPAVADGTVYVGSADGSVYAVDATSGTERWSYATDNGVNSSPAVAAGTVYVSSSDGHLYALDAATGERSWRFPLEGLGGTSPAVADGAVYVTEGVQGTRIHALDADTGERRWSGETGASVRSSPAVADGVVYVTSTDSYVYAIETTEGDLLWRLSPGDSITASPTVVDDTVYVGSTDGSLYALRGTTTSPDPTATAASTPTATTRALGPSGETGDGGFPLLPTALGAAGLGGGGLWWYRARSDPGGSEGGGAEEPAVSPDTGGGESPDPSPGPNDPRARDRGEADGATENGPATPDPPMSPADRTAESGGEVSDPGSVSIDGERREPDRILAVPKASFAYDDFVSETQISERDTGTITRATVETASGPLTVAVARPRLTGTVGADELDRLLTEAETWQKLDDHDHIVTVIAYGGQPLPWIAMEYMDGGDLSDRTDDIGLLQATWTAISVINAVYHAHRRGVHHLHLKPGNVLFQSTEGSWDVPKVSDWWRGSETARDVTGPALRYAAPEQIDDAYGPLDDLTDVYQVGAVLYELFTGRPPFDETVENRARASIEAEPNPPSDVADVPAALDDILLTALATEKADRYDSLVYLRDALVDLYEQ, encoded by the coding sequence ATGGATCGGGTAACTCGCCGCTGGACACTCGGTTCGCTCGGAGCGCTTCTCACCGCCCCGCTGTTCGGTTCGACGAGTGTCGACGCGCAGGCGGATTCCGTGTGGCCGATGTTCGGCTACGATCCCCAGAACACCTCGAGCAGTCCGTCGGTCGGACCGAAACGAGCGGTGTCTGAGACGTGGGCGCTCGAAGCTGACGACGCCGTCCAGTCGGCCGCGACCGTTACCGAAGACGTGGTGTACGTCGGGAGCGACGATGGGGGCCTCTACGCAATCGACCGCTCGGACGGGACCGAGCAGTGGGTCTTTCGGACGGACGGGAGCGTCTCCGGCGCGCCGGCGGCCGTCGACGGAACCGTCTACGTCGGCAGTACGGACGCCACGTTGTACGCGCTCGACACGGCGGCGCGGGAGACGCGGTGGACGTACGAGACCGGTGGCGGGATCGAGGCCGCACCGACCGTCACCGACGGCACGGTCTACGTCGGGAGCGACGACAACAGCCTCCACGCTGTCGATATCGACGATGGAACCGCTATCTGGACGTTCGAGACGGGCGGAATCATCACCTCGACGCCGGCGGTCGCCGACGGCACGGTCTACGTCGGGAGCGCCGACGGAAGCGTATACGCCGTCGACGCCACGTCGGGTACCGAACGGTGGTCGTACGCGACTGACAACGGCGTGAACTCGTCGCCGGCCGTCGCTGCGGGGACGGTGTACGTTAGCAGCAGTGACGGCCACCTGTACGCGCTCGACGCGGCGACCGGAGAACGGAGTTGGCGGTTCCCGCTCGAAGGGCTCGGCGGGACCTCGCCTGCGGTCGCCGACGGCGCGGTGTACGTGACTGAGGGAGTTCAAGGGACGCGGATCCACGCGCTCGATGCCGATACCGGCGAACGGCGCTGGTCGGGTGAGACCGGGGCGAGCGTGCGCTCCTCGCCGGCGGTCGCCGACGGCGTCGTCTACGTCACGAGTACGGACAGCTACGTGTACGCCATCGAGACGACCGAGGGCGACCTCCTCTGGCGACTCTCTCCGGGAGACTCGATCACCGCGTCCCCGACGGTCGTCGATGACACGGTCTACGTCGGGAGCACGGACGGGAGCCTCTACGCGTTGCGTGGCACCACCACCTCTCCGGATCCGACGGCGACAGCCGCTTCCACGCCGACGGCGACGACCCGGGCTCTCGGCCCGTCGGGCGAGACGGGCGATGGCGGCTTCCCGCTCCTCCCGACCGCACTCGGCGCTGCGGGCTTGGGTGGGGGCGGCCTCTGGTGGTACCGCGCACGTTCCGATCCCGGGGGGAGTGAGGGCGGCGGGGCCGAAGAGCCCGCCGTCTCACCCGACACAGGCGGTGGCGAGTCACCGGATCCGAGCCCCGGACCGAACGACCCTCGTGCCCGTGACCGCGGCGAGGCGGACGGTGCGACTGAGAACGGACCCGCCACTCCCGATCCGCCGATGTCGCCCGCCGATCGAACTGCGGAATCGGGCGGTGAGGTGTCCGATCCCGGGTCGGTGTCGATCGACGGGGAGCGCCGCGAACCCGACCGAATTCTGGCCGTTCCCAAGGCGTCGTTCGCCTACGACGACTTCGTATCGGAGACGCAGATCAGCGAGCGCGACACCGGAACGATAACGCGGGCGACAGTCGAGACCGCTAGCGGCCCGTTGACGGTCGCGGTCGCGAGACCACGGCTCACCGGAACGGTCGGGGCCGACGAGCTCGACAGGCTTCTCACCGAGGCCGAGACGTGGCAGAAGCTCGACGACCACGACCACATTGTCACCGTGATCGCGTACGGGGGCCAACCCCTGCCGTGGATCGCGATGGAGTACATGGACGGTGGCGACCTGAGTGACCGCACCGACGACATCGGCCTCCTCCAAGCCACTTGGACCGCGATTTCGGTTATCAACGCGGTCTACCACGCTCATCGAAGAGGAGTCCATCACCTGCATCTGAAGCCCGGCAACGTGCTCTTCCAGTCGACGGAGGGCTCTTGGGACGTTCCGAAAGTCTCCGATTGGTGGCGCGGATCGGAAACCGCCCGCGACGTCACGGGGCCGGCGCTTCGGTACGCCGCGCCGGAGCAGATCGACGACGCGTACGGCCCGCTCGACGATCTCACGGATGTCTATCAGGTCGGGGCGGTGTTGTACGAGCTGTTCACCGGGCGGCCGCCGTTCGACGAGACCGTCGAAAATCGAGCGAGAGCGAGTATCGAAGCCGAGCCGAACCCGCCGAGTGACGTCGCAGACGTGCCCGCAGCGCTCGACGACATCCTCCTGACGGCGCTCGCCACAGAGAAAGCCGATCGCTACGACTCGCTGGTCTACCTGCGAGACGCGCTCGTGGACCTCTACGAACAATGA
- a CDS encoding PQQ-binding-like beta-propeller repeat protein: protein MNGNDDPSVSRRRLLQVLGGASVAGAGGGAVTTASAQADSVSWRKFRGDTNNTGFASAQTGPTENPELAWSVETAVGVPSSPTVVDDTVYVGSGDANVYALSTDDGSVRWTHETGAAVASSPLVVDGTVYVGSGDANVYALSADDGSERWRYETGEGVFASPTIADDTVVVASRDQRVYGLSTDDGTELWRFETDGEIWSSPAIDGGTVYVGSRDQYVYALSTDDGSEHWRYETGDWIESSPAVSGDTLYVGSLDGSVYALSSADGSEKWRAGLSTVIASSPAVDGDTVYVGSRDQHVYALSMIDGTELWSFETDGRVFSSPAVADGVVYVGSADTTVYAVSADDGSEVWSYDTEGEIFSSPAIDNGTLYVGSNDAAVYALADPESAGNDGVTGLMVPAALGALGLGSAGLIWTYRRGGDESEPGTGGSGSGPPAAGATEATSAASGRAAPAPSTDRSSTDWLASGTTPSVEERMVPTDIPTAPPVSVEYDAFTDETSIGSGGNADVTRATLDTGDGSVSIAIKRPRLSGTIDAGTIDQILTEAETWQKLDDHDHIVDVIDYGAQPLPWIAMEYMDGGDLGDRISEIEIEQAIWTALAVTNGVHHAHRQGIAHLDLKPENILFRSVEDAWDVPKVSDWGLAKELLNHSKSIEGFSPQYAAPEQFSDEYGAADDITDVYQLGTVFYELFTGRLPFEGSPARVMQAVLNEDPAPPSDYVDVPPALDDILLTALEKRKDDRYDSLVYLRDALEELYDGHVNK from the coding sequence ATGAATGGCAACGACGATCCCTCCGTGTCCCGACGGCGGCTGCTGCAGGTGCTCGGCGGCGCGAGCGTCGCGGGAGCCGGCGGCGGGGCCGTCACCACCGCGTCGGCGCAGGCTGACTCAGTGTCGTGGCGGAAGTTCCGCGGGGACACCAACAACACCGGATTCGCGTCCGCACAGACCGGTCCGACGGAGAACCCCGAACTCGCTTGGTCGGTTGAGACGGCCGTCGGCGTTCCTTCATCGCCGACTGTCGTCGACGACACGGTCTACGTCGGGAGCGGCGACGCAAACGTGTACGCGCTCTCGACGGACGACGGGTCGGTACGATGGACCCACGAGACGGGTGCGGCGGTCGCCTCCTCCCCCCTCGTCGTCGACGGAACGGTCTACGTCGGGAGCGGCGACGCAAACGTGTACGCGCTCTCGGCGGACGACGGGAGCGAACGCTGGCGGTACGAGACCGGAGAGGGTGTCTTCGCGTCCCCGACGATCGCTGACGACACGGTCGTCGTGGCCAGCCGCGATCAGCGCGTGTACGGCTTGTCGACCGATGACGGGACCGAGCTATGGCGCTTCGAGACCGACGGCGAGATCTGGTCGTCGCCGGCGATCGACGGCGGCACGGTCTACGTCGGGAGTCGCGATCAGTACGTGTACGCGCTCTCGACGGACGACGGGAGCGAACACTGGCGGTACGAGACCGGCGATTGGATCGAGTCGTCGCCGGCCGTCAGCGGTGACACGCTCTACGTCGGGAGCCTCGACGGTTCGGTCTACGCGCTCTCGTCCGCTGACGGTTCCGAGAAGTGGCGCGCGGGGCTCTCTACTGTGATCGCGTCCTCGCCGGCGGTCGACGGCGACACGGTCTACGTCGGGAGTCGCGATCAGCACGTGTACGCGCTCTCGATGATCGACGGGACCGAGCTGTGGAGCTTCGAGACCGACGGTCGCGTGTTCTCGTCGCCGGCGGTCGCCGACGGCGTCGTCTACGTCGGCAGCGCGGACACCACGGTCTACGCGGTATCGGCGGACGACGGGAGCGAAGTGTGGTCCTACGACACTGAGGGAGAGATATTCTCGTCGCCAGCGATCGACAATGGAACGCTGTACGTGGGTAGTAACGACGCGGCGGTGTACGCTCTCGCCGATCCGGAATCCGCCGGAAACGACGGGGTGACTGGGCTGATGGTCCCAGCAGCCCTCGGTGCGCTGGGCCTCGGCAGCGCGGGACTCATCTGGACGTACCGGCGCGGCGGCGACGAGAGCGAACCGGGAACCGGTGGGTCCGGATCAGGTCCGCCAGCGGCTGGCGCGACCGAGGCGACGTCCGCGGCGAGCGGGCGAGCCGCCCCCGCGCCGTCAACCGACCGCTCGTCGACGGACTGGCTGGCATCGGGCACGACGCCCAGCGTCGAAGAGCGGATGGTCCCCACGGACATTCCCACGGCACCGCCGGTCAGCGTCGAGTACGACGCGTTCACAGACGAGACGTCGATCGGCAGCGGTGGCAACGCGGACGTCACGCGCGCGACGCTCGATACCGGAGACGGTTCGGTCTCGATTGCCATTAAACGGCCGCGGCTCTCGGGGACGATCGACGCCGGCACGATCGATCAGATTCTCACTGAGGCCGAGACGTGGCAGAAACTCGACGACCACGACCACATCGTCGACGTGATCGACTACGGGGCGCAACCGCTGCCGTGGATCGCGATGGAGTACATGGACGGCGGCGACCTCGGCGATCGCATCAGCGAGATCGAAATCGAACAGGCCATCTGGACGGCATTGGCCGTTACAAACGGCGTCCACCACGCGCACCGACAGGGTATCGCCCATCTGGATCTGAAACCGGAGAACATCCTCTTCAGATCGGTCGAGGATGCATGGGACGTGCCGAAAGTCTCCGACTGGGGCCTCGCGAAGGAACTGCTCAATCACTCGAAGAGTATCGAGGGGTTCTCTCCGCAGTACGCCGCACCCGAACAGTTCAGCGACGAGTACGGAGCCGCCGACGACATCACTGACGTCTACCAGTTGGGCACGGTGTTCTACGAGCTGTTCACCGGTCGGTTGCCTTTCGAGGGATCGCCCGCCCGGGTGATGCAGGCCGTGTTGAACGAGGACCCGGCACCGCCGAGCGACTACGTCGATGTCCCCCCGGCGCTGGACGATATCCTCCTGACGGCGCTCGAAAAGCGGAAAGACGACCGATACGATTCGCTGGTGTATCTTCGCGACGCGCTCGAGGAACTCTACGACGGCCACGTGAACAAGTAA